The Candidatus Alcyoniella australis DNA window GCGATGGGCGGCATGGCCGAGACCGCGATGGGCGCCGTGGACACCCTGCGCAACGAGGGCATCAAAGCCGGGCTGGTTCACATTCGGGTCTGGCGGCCGTTCCCGTTCGACGATCTGCGCGCAATGCTTAAAAACGCCGAACTGGTGCTGGTCATCGACCGCGCGCTGTGCGCCGGCGGCCCCGGCGGCCCGGTGGCCTCCGAGGTGCGCTCGGCGCTCTATCCGCTTGAGAAGCGGCCGCAGGTCGCCTGTCAGATCGCCGGGCTCTCCGGCCGCGACGTGCGCGCGCTGCACATCGTCCAGATGCTCAAGCGTTCGATGGCTCAGGCCGAGGCGGGCGAGCTTCCCGAATACGAACTGCACAACGTCAGGGAGGTGGCACAGTGAGCGACTACAACGTCTACGCTGCGCGGCTGCTGCCCCGTTCCGAGTTCTTCACCCCCGGGCACCGCGCTTGCCAAGGCTGCGGCCCGGCGATCGTGCTGCGCCAGGTGGCCAAGGCCCTGGGACGCAACACGATCGTGGTCAACGCCACCGGATGCATGGAGATCGTGGTCAGTCCGTTTCCGCATTCGGCCTGGGAGATCCCGTGGGTGCACACGCTGTTCGAGAACACAGCGGCAGTGGCCAGCGGCATTGAGGCCGGCATCAAGGTGCTGGCGCGGCGCAAGCGGCACTTCACCGACAGCGGCAAGATCAACATCATCGCCATCGGTGGAGACGGCAGCACCGCGGACATCGGTATGGGCTGCCTTTCCGGTGCGCTGGAGCGCGGCCACGACTTCATCTACCTGTGCTACGACAACGAGGCCTACATGAACACCGGCATCCAGCGCTCGAGCGCCACGCCGATGGGAGCCTCGACCACCACCAGCCCCGCGGGCAAGGCCAGCAAGGGCCAGTTCTCGCGCAAGAAGGACCTGGGCTACATTGCCGCGGCGCACCACATCCCGTACGTGGCCACGGTCACCCCGGCGCATCCCTTCGACCTGATCGACAAGCTGCGCAAGGCCGCAGCGGTCGAGGGCCCCGCGTTTATCCACGCCTTTGCTCCGTGCCCCACCGGCTGGCGCTGCGGTGCGGACACCACGATCAAACTCGCGCGGATGGCGGTCGATACCGGCGTGTTCCCGCTGTACGAGGTGGTGGACGGCAAGTGGAGTCTGACCCACGAGATCGAGGATTTCGAGCCGCTGGACGAATACCTGTTCGCCCAGGGGCGTTTCCGTCATCTGAAGAACGACGCCGAGTTCGTCAAGCAGCTCGAGTGCGACGTGCATCAACAATACGAAGAAATCCGCGCGCGCACCAAAGCAGGGGCATAGACGCTTATGGAATTCGAAAGCCAACGCATCGACGAGTTTATCGGGCGCTACGGCCGGGAACAGAGCGCGCTGATCCAGGTGCTCCAGGATATCCAGGCCGAGTACAACTACATTCCCAAGCCGGCGTTGAAATACCTCGCCGAGCAGCTCAAGGTGCCGCTGAGCGAGGCCTACAACGTGGCCACGTTCTACGAGACGTTCAGCCTCGAGCCCAAGGGGCGCAACCACATCAGCGTCTGCTTGGGCACGGCCTGCCACGTGCGTGGGGCGCAGCTGATTCTCGAGAAGTTCGAACGCGAACTCGGGGTCCGCACCGGTTGCACCAGCCAGGACGGCGAATATTCGCTGGACCGCGTGGGCTGCCTGGGCGCCTGCGCCCTGGGGCCGGTAGTTACAGTCAACGG harbors:
- a CDS encoding thiamine pyrophosphate-dependent enzyme, which codes for MSDYNVYAARLLPRSEFFTPGHRACQGCGPAIVLRQVAKALGRNTIVVNATGCMEIVVSPFPHSAWEIPWVHTLFENTAAVASGIEAGIKVLARRKRHFTDSGKINIIAIGGDGSTADIGMGCLSGALERGHDFIYLCYDNEAYMNTGIQRSSATPMGASTTTSPAGKASKGQFSRKKDLGYIAAAHHIPYVATVTPAHPFDLIDKLRKAAAVEGPAFIHAFAPCPTGWRCGADTTIKLARMAVDTGVFPLYEVVDGKWSLTHEIEDFEPLDEYLFAQGRFRHLKNDAEFVKQLECDVHQQYEEIRARTKAGA
- a CDS encoding NAD(P)H-dependent oxidoreductase subunit E, which codes for MEFESQRIDEFIGRYGREQSALIQVLQDIQAEYNYIPKPALKYLAEQLKVPLSEAYNVATFYETFSLEPKGRNHISVCLGTACHVRGAQLILEKFERELGVRTGCTSQDGEYSLDRVGCLGACALGPVVTVNGEYHGHMTLSKIDKLLKNIRAEKKDE